The following are from one region of the Pelagibius sp. CAU 1746 genome:
- a CDS encoding efflux RND transporter permease subunit, which produces MDIIGFAIRRPTAVAAGVLIVLALGLVALQTIPIQLTPDVRRPVLQVTTSWSGASPLEVEREITNRLEEELAGVEGVAEMSSDSDLGRSRITLEFNIGQNMDRAFMLVSNRLGNVSDLPAEAGEPSIRTSGSEDVPIARLAMTRLDGNSRDIDTYGDLVEDVVADRLQRVPGVSQVDYAGGSARELQVIVEPAVLAGYGLTVPRVLQALRDANVTLTAGAVEEGKRRYIVRTDSETATVEKVRSVVLQTTYDPGSGPSGGGRLADVTVGDIAQVRLDYEDPTSNRRFNGQPMIRLNVVREGGANVIETMEGLRRAVRELNEGPLRFEGVELVVFYDETIYIKSAIELVEQNIFVGGALAALILMLFLRSWRATAVVVVSIPISVIATFVAMALVGRSLNVISLAGIAFAVGMVVDAAIVVLENIFRLRQGGAHSAAAAREGARQVWGAILASALTTVVVFIPILLLDLPAGQLFRDIAVAISVSVLLSLLVAITVIPTLSNKMLANKKGGARKTKGAAQNDFAKRFRLPVIDPLAGLFVRGVLAVVRRVIASRMAALGVVAVICGGAALATYLFMPRLDYLPDGNRNFVFSRVQPPPGYNLATTFELAERIEAATRPYWLSEAQGAAKEGDPPHIENFFFVALRNIMFVGASATEIDRAGELVPILKKAVSADPGTRGFVSQSSIFGRSIGGSRTIYLNVTGPAIEDIIAVAGQADELVEKAFAGTRGLQVRVDPGLELGAPEIRVTPDLRRLAKAKLTARDLAISIDTMNDGTRVAEVNLGSRRIDVTLMGPEGLVTNTQGINALPIVTGTGLVLPADSLADIELTSGPTEILHVDRERAITVIITPPKSMPLQDAIEVVREQVVAPLEAGALGAGMKLSLSGAADDLSETWGALQLNLVVALIIVYLVISVLYESLVYPLIIMLSVPLATAGGLLGLAALNTYVAQPLDMLTMLGFVILIGIVVNNAILLVDQALQNSRGGMDSSEAILQATRNRIRPIFMSTLTSTFGLLPLAVFPGAGSELYRGLGSVVIGGLSLSALLTLAIIPPLLSLLLPEDGAKGAAGKSEQPFQLAAQ; this is translated from the coding sequence ATGGATATCATCGGTTTCGCGATCAGGCGGCCGACGGCGGTGGCCGCTGGGGTGCTCATCGTCCTGGCGCTCGGCCTCGTCGCCCTGCAGACCATTCCCATTCAGCTCACCCCGGACGTGCGCCGTCCGGTGCTGCAGGTCACCACCTCCTGGTCCGGGGCTTCGCCCCTGGAGGTCGAGCGCGAGATCACCAACCGCCTGGAAGAGGAACTCGCCGGGGTCGAGGGCGTGGCCGAGATGTCGAGCGATTCCGACCTCGGGCGCAGCCGCATCACCCTGGAGTTCAACATCGGCCAGAACATGGACCGCGCCTTCATGCTGGTGTCCAACCGGCTGGGCAACGTCTCGGACCTGCCGGCCGAAGCCGGCGAGCCTTCGATCCGCACTTCCGGCTCGGAGGACGTGCCCATCGCCCGCCTGGCGATGACGCGGTTGGACGGCAATAGCCGCGACATCGACACCTACGGCGACCTGGTCGAGGACGTGGTCGCCGACCGCCTGCAGCGCGTGCCCGGCGTCTCTCAGGTCGACTACGCCGGCGGCAGCGCGCGCGAGTTGCAGGTCATCGTCGAACCTGCGGTTCTGGCGGGCTACGGGCTGACCGTGCCGCGGGTGCTGCAGGCCCTGCGCGACGCCAACGTCACGCTGACCGCCGGCGCGGTGGAGGAGGGCAAGCGCCGCTACATCGTGCGCACCGATTCCGAAACCGCGACGGTGGAGAAGGTGCGCAGCGTGGTGCTGCAGACCACCTACGACCCGGGCAGCGGGCCCTCCGGCGGCGGACGCTTGGCCGACGTCACCGTAGGCGACATCGCCCAGGTGCGCCTGGACTACGAAGACCCGACCAGCAACCGGCGCTTCAACGGCCAGCCGATGATCCGCCTCAACGTGGTGCGCGAGGGCGGCGCCAACGTCATCGAGACCATGGAGGGGCTGCGCCGGGCGGTGCGCGAGCTGAACGAAGGGCCGCTGCGCTTCGAAGGGGTCGAACTGGTCGTATTCTATGACGAGACCATCTACATCAAATCCGCCATCGAACTGGTGGAGCAGAACATCTTCGTCGGCGGTGCGCTGGCCGCGCTGATCCTCATGCTCTTCCTGCGCTCCTGGCGCGCCACGGCGGTGGTGGTGGTCTCGATCCCCATCTCGGTCATCGCCACCTTCGTGGCCATGGCCCTGGTCGGGCGCTCGCTGAACGTCATCTCCCTGGCCGGCATCGCCTTCGCCGTGGGCATGGTGGTCGATGCCGCCATCGTGGTGCTGGAGAACATCTTCCGCCTGCGCCAGGGCGGCGCGCATTCGGCCGCGGCGGCGCGCGAAGGCGCGCGCCAGGTCTGGGGTGCGATTCTGGCCTCGGCGCTGACCACCGTCGTGGTCTTCATCCCCATACTGTTGCTCGACCTGCCGGCGGGCCAGCTGTTCCGCGACATCGCCGTGGCCATTTCGGTCTCGGTGTTGCTGTCGCTGCTGGTCGCCATCACGGTGATCCCCACGCTCTCGAACAAGATGCTGGCCAACAAGAAGGGGGGTGCCAGGAAGACGAAGGGCGCGGCGCAGAACGACTTCGCCAAGCGTTTCCGCCTGCCGGTCATCGACCCCTTGGCGGGGCTCTTCGTGCGTGGCGTGCTGGCGGTCGTCCGGCGGGTCATCGCCAGCCGCATGGCGGCCCTGGGGGTGGTGGCGGTGATCTGCGGCGGGGCGGCGCTGGCCACCTATCTCTTCATGCCGCGCCTCGACTACCTGCCGGACGGCAACCGCAATTTCGTCTTCTCCCGCGTCCAGCCCCCGCCCGGCTACAACCTCGCCACCACCTTCGAGCTGGCCGAGCGCATCGAAGCCGCGACCAGGCCCTACTGGCTCAGCGAGGCACAGGGAGCGGCCAAGGAAGGCGACCCGCCGCACATCGAGAACTTCTTCTTCGTCGCCCTGCGCAACATCATGTTCGTCGGCGCCAGCGCCACCGAGATCGACCGCGCCGGCGAACTGGTGCCGATCCTCAAGAAGGCGGTCTCGGCGGACCCGGGCACCCGGGGCTTCGTCTCCCAGTCCTCGATCTTCGGGCGCTCCATCGGCGGCTCGCGCACCATCTACCTGAACGTGACCGGTCCGGCGATCGAGGACATCATCGCCGTGGCCGGGCAGGCCGACGAGCTGGTCGAGAAGGCCTTCGCCGGCACCCGCGGGCTGCAGGTGCGCGTCGATCCGGGCCTGGAGCTGGGCGCGCCCGAGATCCGCGTGACGCCGGACCTGCGCCGGCTGGCCAAGGCCAAGCTGACGGCCCGCGATCTGGCGATCTCCATCGACACCATGAACGACGGCACCCGCGTCGCGGAGGTCAACCTGGGCAGCCGGCGCATCGATGTGACGCTCATGGGGCCGGAGGGGCTGGTCACGAATACGCAAGGCATCAACGCCCTGCCCATCGTCACCGGCACCGGGCTGGTGCTGCCCGCCGATTCCCTGGCCGACATCGAGCTGACCAGCGGGCCCACCGAGATCCTGCACGTCGACCGCGAACGCGCCATCACCGTGATCATCACGCCGCCCAAGTCGATGCCCCTGCAGGACGCAATCGAGGTGGTGCGCGAGCAGGTGGTGGCCCCGCTGGAGGCCGGGGCCCTCGGCGCCGGCATGAAGCTCAGCCTCAGTGGCGCCGCCGACGATCTCTCGGAAACCTGGGGCGCCTTGCAGCTCAACCTGGTGGTGGCGCTGATCATCGTCTATCTGGTGATTTCGGTCCTCTACGAGAGTCTGGTCTATCCCTTGATCATCATGCTCTCGGTGCCGCTGGCCACCGCCGGCGGTCTGCTGGGCCTCGCCGCGCTCAACACCTACGTCGCCCAGCCGCTCGACATGCTGACCATGCTGGGCTTCGTCATCCTCATCGGCATCGTGGTGAACAACGCCATCCTGCTGGTCGATCAGGCGCTGCAGAACAGCCGTGGCGGCATGGACTCCTCGGAGGCGATCCTGCAGGCCACGCGCAACCGCATCCGGCCGATCTTCATGTCGACCCTGACCTCGACTTTCGGCCTGCTGCCGCTGGCGGTCTTTCCCGGCGCGGGCTCGGAGCTCTACCGCGGCCTCGGCTCGGTGGTGATCGGCGGCCTCAGCCTCTCGGCGCTGCTGACCCTGGCGATCATTCCGCCGCTGCTGTCCCTGCTGCTGCCCGAGGACGGCGCCAAGGGCGCCGCCGGAAAATCCGAGCAGCCCTTCCAACTGGCCGCGCAGTAG
- a CDS encoding N-acetyltransferase translates to MRLRETTEADLPAIQQVHRQAFGQEEEAALTGAILADPTAEPVLSLLAEEDGEVLGHVLFSGARLSDPQSGRRAAILAPLAVAPGAQGKGTGGALVRSGLERLREAGVTLVFVLGDPAYYNRFGFAPATPQGLTAPYSLPKAYAEAWMVRALRDGALGEARGSVICCDALMRPELWRE, encoded by the coding sequence ATGCGGCTGCGCGAGACCACCGAGGCCGACCTTCCCGCCATCCAGCAGGTCCACCGACAAGCCTTCGGCCAGGAGGAGGAAGCCGCACTGACCGGCGCCATCCTGGCCGACCCCACGGCCGAGCCGGTGCTCTCGCTGCTCGCGGAAGAAGACGGCGAAGTCCTGGGCCATGTGCTGTTTTCCGGGGCTCGCCTCAGCGATCCGCAGAGCGGCCGCCGGGCCGCCATCCTGGCGCCCTTGGCGGTCGCGCCCGGCGCACAGGGCAAGGGGACCGGCGGCGCGCTGGTCCGGAGCGGACTGGAGCGCCTGCGCGAGGCCGGCGTTACCCTGGTCTTCGTGCTCGGCGACCCCGCCTACTACAACCGCTTCGGCTTCGCGCCCGCGACACCGCAGGGGCTCACGGCGCCCTATAGCCTTCCCAAGGCCTACGCCGAGGCCTGGATGGTGCGGGCCTTGCGCGACGGCGCCCTAGGTGAGGCGCGAGGCAGCGTCATCTGCTGCGACGCGCTGATGCGGCCGGAGCTGTGGCGGGAATAA
- a CDS encoding substrate-binding domain-containing protein yields MSKRLQKRSKRNEQPPATLKDVAVRAGVSTATVSRVLNAQGRVNRETEAKVTAAVAALGYVPHAAARALASRRSRTIGAVTAALDNPIFAKGIQALEHRLEQSGYGLLVASSNYEPQRELKQVRTMVERGIDAIMLQGDNHLPEVYLLLQRKGIPYINTWVYDAAAPHPCCGFNNETAGRSIAEYLLDLGHREIAMVGGITTGNDRARGRIKGVRTALQARGLDLRPERLVERPYTISDGRDGLREILAAPGTAPRPTAVIGGNDLLAIGVILEAQQSGLTVPGDLSVAGFDDIELAANIAPALTTVHVPVEDICTLAGDFLVARVEGRPARDHLALEARLVVRQSTARPGGRR; encoded by the coding sequence TTGAGCAAGCGCTTACAGAAACGCAGCAAACGCAACGAGCAGCCGCCGGCCACCTTGAAGGATGTGGCGGTCCGGGCCGGGGTTTCCACGGCCACCGTCAGCCGCGTCCTCAACGCCCAGGGCAGGGTCAACCGCGAGACCGAGGCCAAGGTGACGGCCGCCGTGGCCGCCCTCGGCTATGTGCCGCACGCCGCCGCGCGCGCCCTGGCCTCGCGCCGCTCGCGCACCATCGGCGCCGTGACCGCCGCCCTCGACAACCCGATCTTCGCCAAAGGCATCCAGGCCCTGGAGCACCGGCTGGAGCAGTCCGGCTACGGCCTGCTGGTGGCGTCTTCCAACTACGAGCCGCAGCGCGAACTCAAACAGGTACGGACCATGGTGGAGCGCGGCATCGACGCCATCATGCTGCAGGGCGACAACCACCTGCCGGAGGTCTACCTGCTGCTTCAGCGCAAGGGCATCCCCTATATCAACACCTGGGTCTACGACGCCGCGGCGCCGCATCCCTGCTGCGGTTTCAACAACGAGACCGCAGGACGCAGCATCGCCGAATACCTGCTGGATCTCGGCCATCGGGAGATCGCCATGGTCGGCGGCATCACCACCGGCAACGACCGGGCGCGCGGCCGCATCAAGGGCGTGCGCACGGCCTTGCAGGCACGCGGCCTGGACCTTCGCCCCGAGCGCCTGGTGGAGCGCCCCTATACCATCAGCGACGGCCGCGACGGACTGCGCGAAATCCTGGCGGCGCCGGGCACGGCCCCGCGTCCCACCGCGGTCATCGGCGGCAACGACCTGCTGGCCATCGGCGTCATCCTGGAGGCCCAGCAGTCCGGCCTGACGGTGCCGGGCGACCTCTCGGTGGCCGGCTTCGACGACATCGAGCTGGCGGCCAACATCGCCCCGGCGCTGACCACCGTCCATGTGCCGGTGGAGGACATCTGCACCCTGGCCGGCGACTTCCTGGTCGCCCGCGTCGAAGGGCGCCCGGCGCGCGACCACCTGGCCCTGGAAGCGCGCCTCGTGGTGCGCCAGTCGACGGCGCGGCCCGGCGGGCGGCGGTGA
- a CDS encoding TRAP transporter substrate-binding protein, translating to MEKKSQLPALGMPERREFFRTAKRYGATTALVALGANTLMSESALAQTAAEEKERQAAAKETMTIATAYRIGTTRSYPIMQLNFKENIQNLTNGHVYVKLAPGGQLGVGTKLVEKVQAGTIQAAQHSLSNFAPFAPAVDLINIPYWVGPNQKFINLVTSDAWNKEVNSRVEAKGFKPLFYFCIDPRTTALRRGVDGPIKTPEDLQGIKFRVPGSKILQQYYRLIGANPTPVAWGETPAAIKQGVADALDPAVEALYAFGFKDILSWVTFNAPVPDSQVYSCNLEWLKSLPSAVREGIEFASEVTLQQNLAQVPASRAFAMAEMAKAGVQYYVPSADEIAAWAEAGGHQRAEWDDWKKELGGSIETFNKLLDAANTDGMYRVHDV from the coding sequence ATGGAGAAGAAGAGCCAACTGCCGGCCCTGGGCATGCCGGAACGCCGCGAGTTCTTTCGCACGGCAAAGCGCTACGGTGCCACCACGGCGCTGGTCGCCCTCGGCGCCAACACGCTGATGAGCGAATCGGCCCTGGCCCAGACGGCGGCCGAGGAGAAGGAGCGGCAGGCGGCGGCGAAGGAAACCATGACCATCGCCACGGCCTACCGGATCGGCACGACGCGCTCCTATCCGATCATGCAGCTGAACTTCAAAGAGAACATCCAGAACCTGACCAACGGCCACGTCTACGTGAAGCTGGCCCCCGGCGGGCAGCTCGGCGTCGGCACCAAGCTGGTGGAGAAGGTGCAGGCCGGCACCATCCAGGCGGCGCAGCATTCGCTTTCCAACTTCGCGCCCTTCGCCCCGGCGGTCGACCTGATCAACATCCCCTACTGGGTCGGCCCCAACCAGAAGTTCATCAACCTGGTAACCTCCGATGCCTGGAACAAGGAGGTGAACAGCCGCGTCGAGGCCAAGGGCTTCAAGCCGCTGTTCTACTTCTGCATCGATCCGCGCACCACGGCCCTGCGCCGCGGCGTCGACGGCCCGATCAAGACGCCGGAGGATCTGCAGGGCATCAAGTTCCGCGTGCCGGGCTCCAAGATCCTGCAGCAGTACTACCGCCTGATCGGCGCCAATCCGACGCCGGTGGCCTGGGGCGAGACGCCGGCGGCGATCAAGCAGGGCGTGGCCGACGCGCTCGACCCGGCGGTCGAGGCGCTTTACGCCTTCGGCTTCAAGGACATTCTCTCCTGGGTCACCTTCAACGCGCCGGTGCCCGACAGCCAGGTCTACTCCTGCAATCTGGAATGGCTTAAGAGCCTGCCCAGCGCGGTGCGCGAAGGCATCGAGTTCGCCAGCGAAGTCACGCTCCAGCAGAATCTGGCGCAGGTGCCGGCCTCGCGCGCCTTCGCCATGGCGGAGATGGCCAAGGCCGGGGTGCAGTACTACGTGCCCAGCGCCGACGAGATCGCTGCCTGGGCCGAGGCCGGCGGCCACCAGCGCGCCGAGTGGGACGATTGGAAGAAGGAACTCGGCGGCTCGATCGAGACCTTCAACAAGCTGCTGGATGCGGCCAACACCGATGGTATGTACCGCGTCCATGACGTCTGA
- a CDS encoding TRAP transporter small permease has translation MREAMKWLDENAERWLLLFLYSFIVLVIALEVVRRFALLYSSVWGEETARYAFIYLVWIGAAVAVRDRAHIRIDVITHLLPPRGAALVYLFADLLTVALACFAIYWSLDPVLVSWKFGNVTDGLRIVRVWFLIAVPFGFTVMLIRLGQSIWRDIGDLREGRPHFTGRKLFD, from the coding sequence ATGCGTGAGGCCATGAAGTGGCTGGACGAGAACGCCGAGCGCTGGCTGCTCCTCTTTCTCTACAGCTTCATCGTCCTGGTCATCGCCCTCGAGGTGGTGCGCCGCTTCGCGCTGCTTTATTCCTCGGTCTGGGGAGAGGAGACCGCGCGCTATGCCTTCATCTATCTCGTGTGGATCGGCGCCGCCGTGGCGGTGCGCGACCGTGCCCACATCCGTATCGACGTCATCACCCATCTGCTGCCGCCGCGCGGCGCGGCGCTGGTCTATCTCTTCGCCGACTTGCTGACGGTGGCGCTGGCCTGCTTCGCCATCTACTGGTCGCTCGATCCGGTGCTGGTGTCGTGGAAGTTCGGCAACGTCACCGACGGCCTGCGCATCGTGCGCGTGTGGTTTCTCATCGCCGTACCCTTCGGCTTCACCGTCATGCTGATCCGGCTCGGCCAGTCGATCTGGCGCGACATCGGCGACCTGCGGGAAGGCCGGCCGCATTTCACCGGCCGCAAGCTGTTCGACTAG